A part of Candidatus Methylomirabilota bacterium genomic DNA contains:
- a CDS encoding alpha-1,4-glucan--maltose-1-phosphate maltosyltransferase has translation MSPRPIEHPQRTVVIENVAPAVDGGRYPVKREVGATLEVMADIFREGHDVLVASLKYRRAGERAWRETPMRHVDNDRWAGAFTLDANARWLFTIEALADPFRSWLADLGKRRDAGQDVASELAEGQALIRAAVARAARGDAHRLREHAERIARAPDQAAAVALASDPELAALMDRHLDRADATWADREYEVVADRERARFAAWYEFFPRSSGTFKDAEAELERVAAMGFDVVYLPSIHPIGRTHRKGRNNALVAGPEDPGSPWAIGSEAGGHTAVHPELGTLDDFERFVARARGLGLEVALDFAIQCSPDHPWVRTHPEWFFHRPDGTIKHAENPPKKYEDIYPLNFHCADPRPLWDEMRHILEFWIAHRVRTFRVDNPHTKPVKFWEWLIREVQGAHPDVVFLAEAFTRPKVMKALAKAGFTQSYTYFTWRNAKQELVDYLAEITTPPVADYFRGHLWPNTPDILHATLQRGGRPAFMLRLVLAATLSSLYGIYSGYELCENVPREPGSEEYLGSEKYERKRRDWSAPGNLVDLVTRVNRIRRQNPALQLYTNLRFYGADDPNVVFYGKATPARDNLVFVAANLDPGATHASMVDVPLGELSLGPEQPYRMHELLSDRWFEWRGPRGYVELHAEDPAQIFVLHR, from the coding sequence GTGAGCCCGCGGCCGATCGAGCACCCGCAGCGCACCGTCGTCATCGAGAACGTCGCGCCCGCGGTGGACGGCGGCCGGTACCCCGTGAAGCGGGAAGTCGGCGCGACGCTCGAGGTCATGGCCGACATCTTCCGGGAAGGCCACGACGTCCTCGTCGCCTCTCTCAAGTACCGGCGTGCCGGCGAGCGCGCGTGGCGCGAGACGCCGATGCGGCACGTGGACAACGACCGCTGGGCGGGCGCCTTCACGCTCGACGCCAACGCGCGCTGGCTCTTCACGATCGAGGCGCTGGCCGACCCGTTCCGCTCGTGGCTCGCGGACCTCGGCAAGCGCCGCGACGCCGGCCAGGACGTCGCGAGTGAGCTCGCGGAGGGCCAGGCGCTGATCCGCGCCGCCGTCGCGCGCGCCGCGCGCGGCGACGCCCACCGCTTGCGCGAGCACGCCGAGCGCATCGCGCGCGCCCCCGACCAGGCGGCGGCGGTCGCGCTCGCGAGCGATCCCGAGCTCGCGGCGCTGATGGACCGGCACCTCGACCGCGCGGACGCGACGTGGGCCGACCGCGAGTACGAGGTGGTCGCCGACCGCGAGCGCGCGCGATTCGCCGCGTGGTACGAGTTCTTCCCGCGCTCGAGCGGGACCTTCAAGGACGCGGAGGCGGAGCTCGAGCGCGTGGCGGCGATGGGGTTCGACGTCGTCTACCTGCCGTCGATCCACCCGATCGGGCGTACGCACCGCAAGGGCCGGAACAACGCGCTCGTCGCCGGGCCCGAGGACCCCGGCAGCCCCTGGGCGATCGGGAGCGAGGCGGGCGGTCACACCGCGGTGCACCCCGAGCTCGGGACGCTCGACGACTTCGAGCGCTTCGTGGCGCGCGCGCGGGGCCTCGGCCTCGAGGTCGCGCTCGACTTCGCCATCCAGTGCTCGCCCGACCATCCGTGGGTGCGCACGCATCCGGAGTGGTTCTTCCACCGCCCCGACGGCACGATCAAGCACGCGGAGAACCCGCCGAAGAAGTACGAGGACATCTACCCGCTCAACTTCCACTGCGCCGACCCGCGCCCGCTCTGGGACGAGATGCGCCACATCCTCGAGTTCTGGATCGCGCACCGCGTGCGCACGTTCCGCGTGGACAACCCGCACACGAAGCCCGTGAAGTTCTGGGAGTGGCTGATCCGCGAGGTCCAGGGCGCCCACCCCGACGTCGTCTTCCTCGCCGAGGCGTTCACGCGGCCGAAGGTGATGAAGGCCCTCGCGAAGGCGGGCTTCACCCAGTCGTACACCTACTTCACCTGGCGCAACGCGAAGCAGGAGCTCGTGGACTATCTCGCCGAGATCACGACGCCGCCGGTCGCCGACTACTTCCGCGGCCACCTCTGGCCGAACACGCCCGACATCCTGCACGCGACGCTCCAGCGGGGCGGGCGGCCCGCGTTCATGCTGCGCCTCGTCCTCGCGGCGACGCTCTCGTCGCTCTACGGCATCTACTCGGGCTATGAGCTCTGCGAGAACGTGCCGCGCGAGCCGGGCTCGGAGGAATACCTCGGGTCGGAGAAGTACGAGCGGAAGCGCCGCGACTGGAGCGCCCCGGGGAACCTCGTGGACCTCGTCACGCGGGTCAATCGGATCCGCCGGCAGAACCCCGCGCTCCAGCTCTACACGAACCTCCGCTTCTACGGCGCCGACGACCCGAACGTCGTCTTCTACGGCAAGGCGACGCCCGCACGCGACAACCTCGTCTTCGTCGCCGCGAACCTCGACCCCGGCGCGACGCACGCCTCGATGGTGGACGTGCCCCTCGGGGAGCTCAGCCTCGGCCCCGAGCAGCCGTACCGGATGCACGAGCTCCTGAGCGACCGGTGGTTCGAGTGGCGGGGCCCGCGGGGCTACGTGGAGCTACACGCGGAGGATCCGGCACAGATCTTCGTCCTTCACCGCTGA